In Toxotes jaculatrix isolate fToxJac2 chromosome 20, fToxJac2.pri, whole genome shotgun sequence, the following proteins share a genomic window:
- the rnf32 gene encoding RING finger protein 32, translating to MAMRKSLKSKTSSKLVITSVAFQDHITRTLLRPDFSFSDPLLRCKGKAPRNPQARGREEEKGPQRQGGRDEREYVLDPASPPLTLAQKMGLVASPAERLTEDEWTQVKTRSVQQGESAQPCAICREEFHLQPQVLVSCSHVFHRACLQAFERFSGRKCCPLCRREQYETRVIHDAARLFRHQCATRIQACWRGYVARKWYRCMRKTICPKDKRLRRKFFEAKLQELNDSFVRYCHTDMEAFLSDIDRSLSSSRRVFQQLERKSVSEPQENDWDRIQSQVIQRGVWDCPICLTALCSPNLPTEAGGSNHEQRRRTVLLSCSHLFHHLCLEAFESFAADSRPSCPLCRSVYHKKLI from the exons ATGGCAATGCGGAAG AGCTTGAAGTCTAAAACAAGCAGCAAGTTGGTGATCACCTCCGTTGCCTTTCAAGACCACATCACACGGACCCTGCTGCGTccagatttttcattttctgatccTTTGCTGAGATGCAAAGGAAAAGCACCCAGAAATCCAcaagcgagagggagagaggaggagaagggtcCGCAGAGACAGGGTGGGCGAGACGAGAGAGAATATGTGCTTGATCCTGCTTCACCTCCTTTAACATTAG CTCAGAAGATGGGTTTGGTGGCTTCCCCAGCAGAGAGACTGACGGAGGACGAATGGACGCAGGTCAAGACGAGGTCTGTGCAGCAGGGGGAATCAGCTCAGCCCTGTGCAATATGCAGGGAGGAGTTTCACCTTCAGCCTCAG GTGTTGGTGTCTTGCTCTCATGTTTTCCACAGAGCATGTCTGCAGGCCTTTGAGAGGTTTTCTGGGAGGAAGTGCTGCCCTCTGTGCAGAAGGGAGCAGTATGAAACACGGGTGATACATGATGCAGCTCGCCTCTTCAGACACCAGTGTGCTACCAG AATTCAAGCGTGCTGGCGAGGCTACGTTGCGCGAAAGTGGTACAGATGTATGAGGAAAACAATCTGCCCAAAAGACAAACGGCTGCGACGCAAATTCTTCGAGGCAAAG TTGCAGGAGTTGAATGACAGCTTTGTCCGATACTGTCACACCGACATGGAGGCTTTTCTGAGTGATATCGACCGCTCCCTGTCATCAAGCAGACGAGTGTTCCAGCAGCTGGAGAGAAAGAGCGTCTCCGAACCGCAGGAGAACGACTGGGACCGAATACAGAGCCAG GTAATCCAGAGAGGTGTCTGGGACTGCCCCATCTGCCTGACTGCACTGTGCAGCCCCAACCTCCCAACAGAAGCTGGTGGATCCAACCATGAACAACGCAGACGGACCGTGCTCCTCTCCTGTTCTCACCTCTTCCACCACCTCTGTTTAGAGGCCTTCGAGTCCTTCGCTGCAGACAGCAGACCTTCGTGTCCCCTGTGCAGATCTGTCTACCACAAAAAGCTCATCTAA
- the lmbr1 gene encoding limb region 1 protein homolog — protein sequence MEEDDVTIREQNFHSQVREYIICFLLFAVLYIVSYCIITRYKKKSDDHEDEDAVVNRISLYLCTFTLAVSGGAVFLLPFSIISNEILLSFPKNYYIQWLNGSLIHGLWNLVSLFSNLCLFVLMPFAYFFLESEGFAGSKKGIKARILETFVMLFLLALLILGIVWVASALIDNDAASLESLYDLWEFYLPYLYSCISLMGGLLLLMCTPVGLSRMFTVMGQLLVKPTILEDLDEQIYCIHLQEEALQRRLNGSSSHTYPRGSFAHQLNKELDNIRNQRNKLERRKRASGWEKNLLYPIVMLILLTGTTISVLMVALNILYLLVDETAMPKGSTDRGIGNTSLSTFGVAQAVLEIILMFYLMVSSVVGFYSLRVFEGLTPRKDDTTMTTIIGCCVSILVLSSALPVMSRTLGITRFDLLGDFGRFNWLGNFYIVLSYNLLFAVVTTLCLVRKFTSAVREELLKALGLDKLQLSNSPTDPESGKLSANGHQKTL from the exons ATGACCACGAGGATGAAGATGCTGTTGTCAACCGAATATC ATTATACTTGTGCACCTTCACCCTGGCAGTGTCGGGTGGTGCCGTCTTCCTACTGCCTTTTTCAATCATTAGTAACGagatcctcctctccttccccaAAAACTACTACATTCAGTGGCTCAATGGCTCCCTCATTCACG GTCTGTGGAACCTGGTGTCGCTGTTCTCCAACCTTTGCCTCTTTGTCCTGATGCCCTTTGCTTATTTCTTCTTGGAGTCTGAAGGATTTGCGGGATCAAAAAAG GGCATTAAGGCACGTATTCTTGAGACCTTTGTGATGCTCTTCCTGCTGGCTTTGCTCATCCTGGGCATCGTGTGGGTGGCATCAGCACTCATTGACAATGATGCAGCCAGTTTGGAGTCACTCTACG ATCTTTGGGAATTTTACCTACCATACCTCTACTCCTGCATATCTCTGATGGGAGGACTGCTTTTGCTAA TGTGCACGCCTGTGGGATTGTCCAGGATGTTCACTGTCATGGGGCAGTTACTAGTGAAGCCAACA ATCCTGGAGGACCTGGATGAGCAGATTTACTGCATCCATTTGCAGGAGGAAGCCCTTCAGAGGAGATTAAACG gATCATCCTCACACACTTATCCTCGAGGAAGCTTTGCTCACCAGCTCAACAAAGAATTGGACAACATTAGAAATCAGAGAAATAAATTGG agagaagaaagagagcatCAGGTTGGGAGAAGAACTTGTTGTATCCCATAGTGATGCTGATCCTGCTCACAGGAACG acaaTCTCAGTTCTTATGGTGGCACTGAATATCCTCTACCTTCTAGTGGATGAGACTGCCATGCCCAAGGGATCCACA GACCGAGGCATTGGGAACACCTCCCTGTCCACATTTGGCGTGGCGCAGGCAGTGCTGGAGATCATCCTCATGTT CTACTTGATGGTGTCTTCTGTCGTTGGCTTCTACAGCCTGCGTGTCTTCGAGGGGCTCACTCCCAGGAAGGATGACACAACCATGACAACG atCATTGGTTGCTGTGTGTCAATCTTGGTCCTGAGTTCAGCCCTGCCAGTGATGTCCAGAACTCTAG GTATCACCAGGTTTGATCTCTTGGGAGACTTCGGAAGATTTAATTGGCTAGGAAACTTTTACATTGTCCTTTCCTACaatctgctgtttgctgtcgTGACAACGCTTTGTCTGGTGAGAAAATTCACCTCAGCAGTACGGGAAGAACTTCTAAAGGCCTTAG GTCTGGATAAATTGCAACTGTCAAACAGCCCCACGGACCCTGAATCTGGGAAGCTCTCGGCCAACGGGCATCAGAAAACTCTGTGA